Sequence from the Cucurbita pepo subsp. pepo cultivar mu-cu-16 chromosome LG02, ASM280686v2, whole genome shotgun sequence genome:
CACGCTTGTGAGAGTGAGTGCTCAAATCTtaccttaattttttagttatttttgttCGTTTAACCTCGAAATGTTGTTGATGCAGTATCGTTCACCCCTTGTTATAAAGTGCATAGTTTATCGAGGAGGAGATCGTACGCTCGTTGGCTGTcgaaaagagaagaaactcATTGTGAAGTAAGGGACAACCAATTGACCGGCTAGTTCAATCCAATACTCAAATCTTACCTCAACTTTAAGTTATTTTCATTACTTCAACCTCAAAATGTTGTTGATGCAGCATCGTTTACCCTCTTATCATAAAGTACAAAGTTTATCAAAGAGGAAACCATGCGCTCATCAGTTgtcgaaaaggaaaaaaaaaaaccatgtgAACGCTCACTATGAATTAAGGGACGAGCGATCAATCCAGTTCAATCCGATCCGGCTGGTCCAATCCAACTGAATTGGTATGGTTCAATTCAACTAGTTTGGTctatttttgttggatttttaGCCGATTTCGatcatatcaatttttattatgatttagGATACGAGTGGgaccgagagggagaggagttCAATCAGATTCCGGGGACACTATTCTGTCACGTTTTGAAGTTTCCATAGTAAGTAGTTTGTTGGACAAGTTTACGTGCCCTACCTTACATGATTGATTGCGAGCATAAAAGagtaatataaattattggcTTTGGTATTGTGCTCATGGCTTCCACAAGAAACTATGCACATGGCTTCAACAATTTCTCATGTGATCATCTATTACAAAATCTAACCAACAAACAGAACACATCAACAGTCATAGATTCTAAAATTGGTATAAGAAAGAGGGAACTTTCATGTTTTACTTCTTTCGAACTAAAATTCCAATGGACGAACGGATTTTTTATGTTCGTTTACCaatttgagtataattttataGTAAATTATTGATTGTTATCGAAAAGGTTGGTTGTTTGATTCCCatcttgtaatttattgaACTAGAAAATAAGCCAAGTTTATAATGCACAAACATAACACGAAGCGAGACGATGATAGTGGTATGTGTATAGTTCTTTAGCtgatcaaatattaaaattagcaaAACGATAAATTGAAGATGTTAACCTATTGTTGTCGTGGACAAAAGAAAACCCATTTGACTTTTGTGTCATAGTCATGATAAATTTGTTTCATAGATCAAAGAATTTGAGTGCATTAGAGAACGAGAAAGAGTTTACTTTCACGCAAAACCTAGGGTTTTTCTATGTTTCAACCAAAGAGGCCACGAGTTGAGAGCGTGTATGACGCATGTTTCCTTAAAAGGAATAGGCCTCCTTGGCCCGAGCTCAATTCCcttcctctctttttgttcttcaatttgttCCGTTGTATTATCTTCAGTTTCTTTGAAATTAGATCGtctatcattttaatttttgtttttttagttctgGAATAGTACCAAGTCATAAATGAGTAAACAAAAATGTAGAGTAATAGATGCTTTcttatttatcttaaaatagtattataatttttatttaaaatattgttaataaaagtattttcatgtgaacttaattttttttttctcctcacATTTGAGTTTTGATATAGTTATCCAATAGCTCGTATCATTCACATGTAATTACAATAAAGAAATGTGAACTTGTCTTTATATTGATTTGATTGGGTGAAGTacaatgtttaatattttcccCTAGTTCTTTCTTCGAAAATGTATAAATATCTCGACAGCTTGTACTCGAGCCAACTTGTTGATTGTTGGATCAATCTCTAGCCTGTTGATATTACTAGATCGGTCTTTGGCTTGGTGATCATTATTAAAGAATTTATCGAAATCTTGAAATCTTTACGCTTCAAATGCCTTTAGCTTATCTACAATAGCTTTAGatgtaacaacccaaccctATGATTTGGATCTTGCTTTTCTCTCTCGAGAGTGAAGACTGtccccacaaaccaacacgagtcctcccatcatgttttgtcttcactcacatgcatcctagGAAAATTTCAAGCGCACTTAGCCatgaagttcttatgattgagccaccaaAAATGAAGGTGTCCGTTGTTGGTTGTTGGTTGTTGGTTGTTGGTACaggtaactttcaatttttttaagcatttcttaaCCATTTTATCCTCAATGATCACTCTCATTTGAATGTGGTCtaggttcattcatgtacccctcTTCCGAGTGTCATATGCCCACCAGCTTTtgtctttgtttgttttcgaaCCACGTCATAttgctctaatatcatttataacgacCTTACCTAAAATTCATATCAGTATTCCAAATTCTAGTTAAAATCCTTGACATGAATCGATGTTCAAAGTTTTAGAGCCTTGAGTCTTGTGATCTTCAAAACGTTTTTAGTCATTGAAGATAGATTTTATGTGCACAAGtggatgatttttttatttttttttaacattgtTCGGTGATAAACGAATAATCTAAAACTCCATTCATTACCAGATTCCATTTCTCACAAGTGATCTtacaatattttcaaacaaacaacaagAATTTCCTTTTTGAATCAAATGGCAAAAGAAAATCACAGAGAATCCGATTCCAAATCTCTATTCTAAGCAACTCAATCCTGAATTCACCTTCACCACACAAAAGCACCgaaaaaaagcaaagaaaattgCAATTTCTGTACAGAACACGAAAAAAGTTCAATGGCTTTACCTTCAATTTTCGCTATCTCTTGTTACCGCCAAAGCCTTGTTTCTTCCTCCTTTCACTGGCGCCTTTTTCTTCGTCTTCCATCAATGCTTTCCCCTCGCTCTCATCGGTACTGTACGATTTCATAATGAACTCCGGCACAATGAAATTCGCTATAAAATACACGATCAGAAGCACGCCGCTACACAGATTgccaaaagaaaacagaaattgAGGAGATTAATCTCAGATTGGCTCGATTTTCGAATCTAAAAGAATGAGAAAGTAGCGCACCTTGTCTGGAGGAGGACCGATACGTCGCCGGACTGCGACGGAGGAATAGTACTGTTTGCGAGAACTAGAGAGTTTGGAATTGCGTTGGCTGTTAGTGAAGCGAATCGGTTGCTTTGTGGAGAAATGTACATCCGTGGCTGAGATTGTGAGTTGTTCTGCTGCCGTTGCCGGCGATTTGGCTTGAGATGTGATCGGAGAATAGGTAACTCAATGGCGGAGGTAATGCAATTCATCGGGAAAACGGATTTTACCGGCGGAGGAAGGTAGAGACTCTGCCAAGCCATTTTGGGGTTTCTATTCGCGGTGTACGTTTGGATAACTTTTATgcgaaatttaaataaaaaaaaaaaaaaaaatcatttttagtaATTTGACTATTTTGACCTCACAAGTTGTggtaacaaattttaaattgattttagaTTGACTCTCGTTCTCATTTTCTATCATTGTTTGGTGCTCGTCCTTGTGTCACTAATCGGCTATCGTCGttagatcccatatcggttagataagagaatgaaatgttccttataaaagtgtggaaacatcttcataacagacacgttttaacaCTGTGAGGCTTACAACGATACGTATCGAACGGAAGccgacaatatctgttagcagtggatttggacggttacaaatgctCGGTGTACTTGGGTTATTACAGTCGTTGTCTCAAAGTCCTTTGTATGATGCTCGAATAAGTAAGAAGCCAAATTTGAAACGAATAGATCAAATGAATAGTCAACCCATTACTTTAACTAGGAATGCAAAAGACCCGACCTGGTTTTCGTTCCCAGTTTATAGATTAGTTGATACTGATCGACTGTCGTTGTCTCAATGTCCTATGTATGACGCTCCAATAAGGAGCCAAATTTGAAACATATCGATCCACTAAATGGTCAAACCATTACTTATAATCAAGAATGCATAAAACTTTGGGGTTTCGTTCCcagtttataaatttagttgtCAGATAATAACGTCGAAGTGAGCAAAACTTTCCGttcctaaatttaattttttatttattttcttaggtCCGAATCAAGACTTGAATTTGCCTAATCCATGGGGCACGACTCTGGCTATCTCATGGTGTAAATCGAACTCCCATTAAATTAGGGTTGACTAAAGAAGCTTGCCTCATCTGTAAGTTGACCAAAGCTTGACACGAGCAAAAGGATTTGACCTAGACGAGGTGGGCTAGTAAATCATGATGAAAAACAGCTTGGCTACGTCGAAATTTTGTTGGGACACGTGCGCCCACGAAAAATCTCAAAACGTTAATTGATGACTTACTTCAAGCTCGGATCAAAACAACCAAACGTTCAAATTAATGCTCTCACATTTatcatattaaaaacaaaatggctAAATTCCACGTGGAAAATTACAAAGTTAGGTGGGTaatgattttctttccatattaTATTCGGCTAAAAATTCTCgttgtaatttattatttcctaaattattaaaagttttaaaattcaaaataggACAATAAAACGAGGGGCAAATAGGTCAAACCACACAAAATCTAATGGGATCCAATGAAATTGCccttttagaaatataaaaataaaattagctAAATTACTATTTTGGTCATcgaaaaatttatttattttattagttataattattatttaaccatattaaatttagacattgaaaaaaatataagtgGGAGtgtgaaaataatattttaatatacaGAGCTCTCACACCTATTCTGACTTTCTACTATCTTCCAATGAAAACAAGACACGTGTCCGGTTTCACTTGAACTGGCCCACACCCTGTGCGAGCCTCGAGCCTTCCAATTTTCCATATCATGGCGTAAAGGAAACAAATCGAAACGTGTTCGACATTCCTTTTCCTCCCTACTCCGTCTTCCTCCCCTCGCTGTTTCTCTTCgaaacccttttttttattgatctCCGGGAGTACCTCCAGTCTCTGTCGTTCCGGTAAGTGCTTTCGATcgatttgttcttgttcttgtttgtatTTGTTTAGTTCTCGTTTGGCGGCTGAGAAATTTGTCTCTCTGTTTTGTTTGAGTTATTAGGAAATCGGTTTCTGTGatcttgttttgattttaggttatttttatttttgtttttgttttgtttttgcgtttttccttttggtttgTTTCGATGTGCGCATTTGATTTAGGAGTTCGTTTCTGTTTTGTCTCTGGATGTATTCTCATCGACTTAATCGGGAAAGAAAGCACTTTTGTGGATTTTCATACTGTGACTTGATTGGTGCTTCGATTTTCGTTTTACTTGCTTGATCAGGAGCTGAGAAAATGAGTTTTGGAGTCGTAAGACGACGGATTGCGTCTGGTGGCTCTAATCTGGTGAGTTTCAGTGCATTCTATCCATTTTCTCAAGGTCTACGTGATGCGTATAGGATTTGTATCGGTATGCACAGTTATCTGATTCAGTAGTGCTTTCATTTCAGTTTTCTGTGCAATATTTGCGGGCAATTCGACCTTCCGTTTCTGCAGGAAGAGTTCGCACCGTTGCTGAGAAAGAGGTAGTTACGTTTTCTGAtgtctttgtctccttgtgcGCTTTGTCTGGAGGTGGTTGTTAATGTTGATAGATAGGATATGTTTTGACAAGGCACGAACGGCCTGTTGTACGCAAGAAGTATTTGCTATGTATCTCTTCAATCTTCCTAAAACAAACCTCTCtgtgaaatgaaatgaaatttaacGGGGAtgttttttggaattttttcaTGCAATGAATTATTCATGTATCTTAcatgccttattttctttacaCATTTAGATTTTGCTCCAATGTAGAAGCTTTGGACATGTCAGAAACTTTTCTCACCTACTTTCACCTGGTAATTTTGATTTACAACTTCTCTACGTACTTGCTTAAGCTCCTACCTCATGCAACTGGTTCAAATATATGATTTcgtttgattgattgatgCCCGTGTTGTAGGTGGTCCTGTTAGCAGTCCACTATCTCTAAGGTCAGTTACCATTATCGCTTTATACCTTGAGATTATCAGATTGAACTGATCAAATTATCTCATCCAATAGAAGGATATAATTgcaaaatttccattttcttaataacatccaaacaacaaaattttagtacattcatttcaaatgtattttattCCAAAGTAAATTgagaattcaaaatcatttctaGTTTTTAATACCATGTCATTTGAAATCCTTCATATTCTTTGTTGATTCCAACTGAATGGTAAATTCATGaacttatttttgttgttatatcctaatccatttttttaaaaagatagaTTGTTActattttgtaattgttgTTTGATGCCCCACTAAACTGTTTTTTCTACCATGAATCATTAggtttaaatcttatttttgcCTTTGAATGACTacacttattttattttagtccttGTACTTTCaccattttatttctatccTTACTTTACATGAAAAACGTTGTTAGTCtttattgttgattttttgttttgcatTTGATAGAAATCTTGGGACATCTATCTCCAAACATAGACCCAACATATGTGGTACTTTACATGAAAAACATTGTTAgtctttattgtttttgttttgcatTTAAAACACAAGTATATGTAATGTCACATAAACTTTTTTTGATAAATACAATATAGAATTAATGAGGGGTGAGCACCTCTCTCGAAGAAGTGAGGTGCCCTCATTAAAACACAATTTGTCTTGTGTTTCAGTCCAAGTGCACACTCTTTAGTGTATTATGAATCTCTCATTcgtattttattcttaatatttttaggttatctttttgtttgtccCCAATTTCTCACAAAAATTCCATATGATTaaaatctttattattttattattctcatATCAATACTATGTTTTCCAATGTATAAAAAGAGGGAGAAGACCCCTAATTATGAAGTGAGAAAGGAAACAATTTTTCTCCATGTTGGACCAAGTAATTgtgatgaaataaataaaaaaaaccaaggATGTCATTGATGATTTCTCTAGTATATTTTTCTGATCGAGAAACCAAGCTTCTGTAGGGAAGCATGGTGGATACAAAAGGGCTAGCATAAAATAAGCCTACGAAACAACCCAAAGAGAAGCTAACCTGACAAATCAAGAAAAGGTTCAAATAAGAAAGAATAAGCCCTAACGAGCAATTACGAATGTctttaaagataaataaagaTGTTGAAGgtttaaagtaaaaatgttGAAGGTTTCCCCATTATACAAGGGGCTATGAAAACCGATTTCTAATAAAGAGGAAGTGGCCAAGGACTAAATAACAGAAGACACGGCACAATCGCCAAGAGGATGGGTTATGAGGGCAAGAAAACACAAGATAAAGGAATTTATCACCCACGCAATTCTCCCAAAATAAGTACTTTCTAAGGATTGTTTGGAGGCTTTTACTTGAGGCCAGTTATGAATTTAGCATCAGACTGGTTAATAGTAATAAAACCTGCTTTTGGACTGTTGGCTGGCCGAGCGACCACTGATGAAGAGGCTTCTTGCCTTTTTGGCTGGTCTAACCTCACAGGAGAATTTAGTTCGAGGTTTGAGAGGGGTAAACCGAGTCCTGACACAGAGGAATTATGAATTTGGACTTGGCGCTCTGGAGTGGCTGAATGGATTTTGTATTATGAGAGGAAATAAAACAGAATGGATACTTTGGGAGCATCAATTGAATTCTTTCGGAAGTTACTATTCTCAGGGCTAAAGGGTACCAAACCCTTGTTACATAAAAACTCAGCTCTAGTAATTTGGAAATGCAAATGGCCAAAAGAGAATTTCTTTTTGTCAGTTTGTCAGAGGAGCTTGATGCaattttgaaacttcaaaGAATTGATTATGTTGTATACAAATCTTTTTGACAATGTTTTTTTccaagctatatcttggtgtagACTGTCATTGCAAATTtggaaggtcttttgtaaacacCATGGATTATAcatcccttttgtaaatttaaatcatcaatGCAATTctcttatataaaaaaagaaaagattaccTTGTTGCCTAGTTTGGCACCCGCTTGTAACAAAAGCAGTTAGAATCCAATGCCAGGTGCTATTCTTCTGTTCTTATGGAAGGCAGTGTTGGAAGCCCATCCTCTATTTCAATCTATTGGGTTTTTGGTCTCCCAATAGTAACGATGAATTTTATTATCGTTCTGGATTGGATTTGAGATTTTCAAGGCTATTGCAAACcctttatttaatcttttttatgtGCATTGTGAGATTCCAATTCAACCTGAAACTTGACTTCcacaaatggaagaaaaaacatataacAAAGAGTTCCCACTTGaacttataatatttatttagtttaacaTGAGCCATTTGTCATTAGCCTATTTGAGCTCTACTTGTAAAGACTATATTTTGAGTGAGGAATTGGTCATTTGATTGATAAATAAATCTTTTGTTACTTGTTATAACAACCACTACAATGTGCTTTTCTAATTGAAAACTTGGTTTCAGCGGAATGCCAAGCAagtataaattttcttttcaataggGCTCCTTGTAATCACgatattttttaagagaaattttctttaattcttttgcTATTGTCCCctttggtttttaaattttaatatggtGATCAGGGTAACTTTTGTGAGTATGCTGCAAAGACCTATGATGCAAATGAATGGCCGGAAATTCTCTTCAGATAATGGTGCGATATCACTGTCTTTTCTTaatggtttttgtttgtgttttgtcTTGAACATTTCTTGTGCTTTAGTTGCCTTTGtataaaattttgtggttAGCTAACGCTGTTTGTCATGCTAGGAACATTAGGACTCTTATAGCTAACACTAATAGGAGAGCCCTTTTGTAATTTCCTTTGGTTTCCTACTGTGGCTTTTCACatcatcaataaaaagttTAGTTCACATAAGAAGAGGCCCACTTTAGTAGTCTAAGTGccacatttctttttttctttttgtaattaaccTATTGTCATGTTTGGCAATAAAGGGGATCTACTTGACGTTGTTGTCCCTCCATTGGCCGAGTCTATTACTGATGGAACGCTGGCAAAATTCCTGAAGAGTATGTTCTTTGGTTATTAAGTATATTGCTTATTGCTACATAATACACTGGTTTTCTGGTGATTTATTAAGAAGCCATTCTTATATGTTGAGTACAGATCCGGGTGATAGGGTGGAATTGGATGAAGCAATTGCTCAAATTGAAACAGATAAGgtgttttttagttttatattggaaaattgattttctttcccCTTCTCCCTCTGAAAATGATTTGACGTTTCATTTAAATCCTTTGCTGCTAATTTTCTATCAGGTTACAATTGATGTCACTAGTCCAGGAGCTGGTATTATCCAGAAGGTGACTATTTCTGGACTTCtactatttaatttctttctatgCGTCTTGTAACTTGATGggtaattaatataaatgttcGCAGTTTGTTGCCAAGGAAGGAGATACCGTGGAACCAGGTACCAAGGTTGCTGTTATTTCAAAATCTGGTGAAGGTGTAACGCATGTTGCTCCTTCTGAGAAAGCACCAGAGCAAGCTGCATCTCCGGCTGCTCCAGctgaaaaagtagaaaagcCTAAAGTTGAAACACCTACTAGCGTGAAGCCTAAGGCACCATCTCCACCACCTCCTAAACGCTCGGCTACTGAACCCCAACTTCCTCCCAAGGATAGGGAAAGAAGAGTAAGGACCATAATTTAAATTCTGCATGGCCTTCGTATTCactttctatatatttttcgttGTATGTTTATGATCTTATCCTTATGACTTTACTCCTTGGGATTGTCATGTCTTTAGGTTCCAATGACAAGGCTTCGAAAGAGGGTTGCTACACGATTGAAAGATTCTCAGAATACATTTGCTATGTTGACCACCTTCAATGAAGTTGACATGTAAGCTTACACCAATCGTATTATCGGTCTTTGCACATGTTTTTTTGCATTGGTTTTCCTCTGCCCATGCCGAAACTACCATGCAGCCCCATATTTACCTTGCTTGGCTTTCCGGTTACTTCCTTAAACATTGTTAGTTTCAACCTTTTTGATCCATCATGTCATGCATATCTagtgatttctttcttttctttaaaaaaaggaTTACTTACTTTATATAATCCTCCCATTTCCAACATGTAAATCCAATTTAGACTGTAGCTATCTTTGGGCATTTTAAGTATATGTTGGGGGTTTGCAGCTCCCTATTGGATGCATTTTTTAGTACGAAATCTTATTAGTTGGCTTTATTTTCACATCTTCATGCATTTATGTTAGCTCTTTGCTGCTTCATGTTTAGCTTATGAACTGCTTTTATGTAGGACAAATTTGATGAAGCTTCGTTCTGATTACAAGGATGCTTTTGTTGAGAAGCACGGAGTCAAGTTGGGTCTTATGTCTGGATTTATTAAAGTATGTACTCTGTTAACTTTGTGGATATGTTAATTCCAGATGTGAACGAGGTTATGATTGTTTTGccaattcattttcttcttttcatgcTTCAGGCTGCTGTCAGTGGGCTTCAGAATCAACCTATTATTAATGCTGTGATTGATGGGGATGATATAATATACAGAGACTATGTAGACATTAGCATAGCCGTTGGCACTCCTAAGGTCTGTTCAAGTTTTCCATGCCTTggtagttttctttttgttgtaaaGGAACCTAATGGTGAACTGCAAACGGATAACAGAAAAGGGACTATGATTCCTCCTAGTTTCTCAATAGATTCCTTACATTATTTTAGACCTCCCTTGGCGTTGCTCTTAAACCCAAGAGAGGCCTAAAATTTGTGGGGGCACTTGCTCCTGTTAGTTGACTCATCTTTTATAAAGGTCCATCACATCTGAAGTTTTAAAGGGGCCATCTTCTAGGATTTCTGGTCTCTGAAGTATGACATCAAAATCCGCATTGAATTTAGCGGTCATGATATCAATATAATTGGCACTGACCAGAATCCATTCAAAGAACTAAAGTTTCTGCTCAGGATGTAGATCATGAATCATGAAGAGATATAAAGTTGCTACATTATGTTTCATCATTTTTTCATGCAGGGTCTTGTTGTGCCAGTAATTCGAAATGCTGATAAGATGAATTTTGCTGACATAGAGAAGGAGATAAACACCCTTGCAAAGAAGGCAAATGACGGTACCATATCAATTGACGAGATGGCTGGAGGTTCCTTCACCGTATCCAACGGTGGTGTTTATGGAAGCCTTTTGAGTACCCCGATTATTAATCCTCCTCAGGTTTGTGCTCATAGTCATGAATCCTCCCCCCGCCCTAAAATATCATGCACATTTTTAGTCTCAAATAACCATGTCATGCAGTTACTTTCTCAATGATATCACCTTACTCCCAATGGAACTtttgaacaaagaaattcaTGGATACTTACGAAAATATGGCTCATTAAATCAGTTATAGTTTGCTACTCGGATAATCATTGTAATTCTAGAGCTAATACGAGCAACCAACCCCGACTTCGCAtccttgaaaattaaatatattatatattatcttATCCATGATTTGCCTTCCTTTTTTTAGATGTTTGTTTCGTACGTTTGTTGATAAAAATCTGCAAATCTGAAATTTCTTGGCAGTCTGCAATCTTGGGAATGCACTCAATTGTCCCCCGTCCGGTTGTGGTTGGAGGCAACGTTGTGTCAAGGCCAATGATGTACATTGCTCTAACATATGACCATAGACTCATTGATGGGAGAGAGGCGGTGTTCTTTTTGCGCCGCATCAAAGATGTCGTGGAAGACCCACGGAGACTTCTCCTTGACATTTAAAGTCTTTGAAAACCAAAGCTGTTATGAAGATATCATCAGCGTGGAGTGTTTCCATAAGAGGGTAAAACTCCAAAACCTTCACAAACCATTTGAGAAATAAATACTCG
This genomic interval carries:
- the LOC111788910 gene encoding uncharacterized protein LOC111788910: MAWQSLYLPPPVKSVFPMNCITSAIELPILRSHLKPNRRQRQQNNSQSQPRMYISPQSNRFASLTANAIPNSLVLANSTIPPSQSGDVSVLLQTSGVLLIVYFIANFIVPEFIMKSYSTDESEGKALMEDEEKGASERRKKQGFGGNKR
- the LOC111788606 gene encoding dihydrolipoyllysine-residue succinyltransferase component of 2-oxoglutarate dehydrogenase complex 1, mitochondrial — translated: MSFGVVRRRIASGGSNLFSVQYLRAIRPSVSAGRVRTVAEKEILLQCRSFGHVRNFSHLLSPGGPVSSPLSLRVTFVSMLQRPMMQMNGRKFSSDNGDLLDVVVPPLAESITDGTLAKFLKNPGDRVELDEAIAQIETDKVTIDVTSPGAGIIQKFVAKEGDTVEPGTKVAVISKSGEGVTHVAPSEKAPEQAASPAAPAEKVEKPKVETPTSVKPKAPSPPPPKRSATEPQLPPKDRERRVPMTRLRKRVATRLKDSQNTFAMLTTFNEVDMTNLMKLRSDYKDAFVEKHGVKLGLMSGFIKAAVSGLQNQPIINAVIDGDDIIYRDYVDISIAVGTPKGLVVPVIRNADKMNFADIEKEINTLAKKANDGTISIDEMAGGSFTVSNGGVYGSLLSTPIINPPQSAILGMHSIVPRPVVVGGNVVSRPMMYIALTYDHRLIDGREAVFFLRRIKDVVEDPRRLLLDI